The following coding sequences are from one Myxococcales bacterium window:
- a CDS encoding Rrf2 family transcriptional regulator: protein MFHNTHFTIALHVLTALAHRQGETLTSAELAQSVGTNPAFLRGLLGRLKAADLIEVSLGKGGGARLRRAPAAISLEDVYDAVQEGPAMHKHTCTAEVCEVARGMGPVLARLEANLEGAVRTRLAGQTVADVLRQVRRGPRRP from the coding sequence GTGTTTCACAACACCCACTTCACCATCGCCTTGCACGTGCTGACCGCGCTCGCGCACCGGCAGGGGGAAACCCTCACCTCGGCCGAGCTCGCGCAGAGCGTGGGCACGAACCCGGCCTTCCTGCGCGGGCTGCTTGGGCGGCTCAAGGCGGCGGACCTCATCGAGGTGAGCCTGGGCAAGGGCGGCGGGGCGCGGCTGCGGCGGGCGCCTGCGGCCATCTCGCTCGAGGATGTTTACGATGCGGTACAGGAGGGCCCGGCGATGCACAAGCACACCTGCACCGCCGAGGTCTGCGAAGTGGCGCGCGGCATGGGGCCCGTGCTGGCCCGCCTCGAGGCCAACCTCGAGGGCGCCGTGCGGACCCGCCTGGCTGGCCAAACCGTAGCCGACGTGCTGAGGCAGGTCAGGCGCGGCCCCAGGCGTCCGTAA
- a CDS encoding SDR family oxidoreductase — protein MSKNFENKVVLITGGTTGIGFASAKRFAEAGARVIVTGRNPATVEAARQELAGVAEVIPSDAGNEADVRALFAEVQRRHGHIDVLFLNAGIAEFAPLGVAPLAQLDRLWNVNVRGTWLALSESLPLLAEGASVVITTSVVNHKGMPGTSAYAATKAALREIVRVAASELAPRRIRVNALSPGPIETPIYGKLGLSQQATEAFASSVVAQVPLARFGHVDEVARAALFLASEDATYVTGIELDVDGGLGQV, from the coding sequence ATGTCCAAGAACTTCGAGAACAAGGTCGTTTTGATTACGGGTGGCACCACGGGCATTGGCTTCGCTTCGGCGAAGCGCTTTGCGGAAGCGGGTGCGCGGGTGATCGTCACCGGGCGCAACCCGGCCACTGTGGAAGCCGCGCGGCAGGAGCTCGCGGGCGTAGCCGAGGTCATCCCGTCGGACGCGGGCAACGAGGCCGACGTACGGGCTTTGTTCGCAGAGGTCCAGCGTCGCCATGGGCACATCGACGTGCTCTTTCTCAACGCTGGCATCGCCGAGTTTGCGCCGCTCGGTGTGGCGCCGCTCGCGCAGCTCGATCGGCTGTGGAACGTCAACGTGCGCGGCACGTGGCTCGCGCTCAGCGAGAGCCTGCCGCTGCTCGCAGAGGGAGCCTCCGTGGTGATCACCACGTCGGTGGTGAACCACAAGGGTATGCCCGGCACGTCGGCGTACGCAGCTACGAAGGCGGCCTTGCGCGAGATTGTGCGCGTGGCGGCCAGTGAGCTTGCGCCTCGCCGCATCCGCGTCAACGCGCTCAGCCCCGGCCCCATCGAAACCCCCATCTACGGCAAGCTTGGCCTGTCACAGCAAGCCACTGAGGCGTTCGCAAGCAGCGTGGTGGCGCAGGTACCGCTCGCGCGCTTTGGCCATGTCGACGAGGTGGCGCGTGCGGCGCTGTTTCTTGCCTCAGAAGATGCCACTTACGTCACGGGCATCGAGCTCGACGTGGACGGAGGACTTGGGCAAGTGTAA
- a CDS encoding arylsulfatase, producing MLSFFLFSSCQGSAEGMDDGDEGGSGGGGMSQGGAGGGGDKAGGSGGKGGSPGGSGGTGGTPGGNDGEGGSGGVGEASGGSGGSNDGPGGSGGAPGGEAGADGGPGAMGGNGAGGAGMNMGGQGGTPAGNKLNVVLVLSDDQGCGDFEFTGNQEVKTPTLNALAASGVRFDSFRVSPLCSPTRASLLTGRYHQRTGVFGVVGGNEYMAEDEVTVAEVLKTAGYRTALLGKWHLGENYPLVPHAQGFDEFYGFRDGSNNYFNTPLEDRGTKVNTNGYLTDVLTDRAIKFVEDNKTNPFFLYLAYNAPHGPFEVPAKFLEAHKDVEPGAAAVYGMVESMDENLGRVFKRIDDLGLGQNTVVLFTSDNGPISVKGDTKDRFNCGQRDWKYSVFEGGVRVPLLARLPGKFPAGKVVKDNTAHIDIMPTILDLVGLNPPANVQIDGTSLKPLLMGTGTLPERTLFMQYPGEQSTGREAPFPGGYAIKGDKKLVHANEGNGLALFDLSTDRGETMNLVNSQTAVRDQLDAQFKTWWSQVRGNRKAKPPIPVGYPQESPTSVLAHPAKLSGGLTFRFRENPPAYRPLGVHGDWIGKWTSVGGTMSWPVRIGPANKIALKMTLRCPTASNGSVGEAKIGNQTRNFTLSVCAGTGNQWREQPLGEFAVSTGATTLTVTSKSHTAGEFAEVRSVEVSVVP from the coding sequence TTGCTGTCGTTCTTCCTGTTTTCGAGCTGTCAGGGCTCGGCGGAGGGAATGGACGACGGCGACGAAGGAGGCTCGGGAGGCGGCGGCATGAGCCAAGGGGGCGCGGGCGGGGGCGGTGACAAGGCCGGCGGCTCGGGCGGCAAAGGGGGCTCGCCCGGAGGGTCGGGCGGCACCGGAGGCACGCCGGGCGGCAACGACGGCGAGGGCGGCAGCGGCGGGGTCGGCGAGGCCTCTGGAGGTTCGGGCGGATCGAACGATGGCCCGGGCGGATCGGGCGGTGCACCCGGGGGCGAGGCAGGTGCGGACGGAGGCCCCGGGGCGATGGGCGGAAATGGGGCAGGCGGAGCGGGGATGAACATGGGCGGCCAGGGTGGTACCCCCGCAGGCAACAAGCTGAACGTCGTTTTGGTGCTGTCTGACGATCAGGGATGTGGCGACTTCGAGTTCACGGGCAACCAGGAGGTCAAGACGCCCACCTTGAACGCATTGGCCGCAAGTGGCGTGCGCTTCGATTCCTTCCGTGTGTCGCCCTTGTGTTCGCCCACGCGGGCCAGCCTGCTCACGGGCCGTTACCACCAACGCACGGGTGTGTTCGGCGTGGTGGGCGGGAACGAATACATGGCTGAAGACGAGGTCACGGTGGCGGAGGTCCTCAAGACCGCCGGCTATCGCACGGCCCTGCTCGGCAAGTGGCACCTGGGGGAAAACTACCCCTTGGTTCCGCACGCCCAGGGCTTCGACGAGTTCTATGGCTTCCGCGACGGCTCGAACAACTACTTCAACACGCCGCTCGAAGATCGGGGAACCAAGGTGAACACCAACGGCTACCTCACCGATGTGCTCACCGATCGCGCGATCAAGTTCGTGGAAGACAACAAGACCAATCCCTTCTTCCTTTACCTGGCGTACAACGCTCCGCACGGTCCGTTCGAGGTGCCCGCGAAGTTCTTGGAAGCGCACAAGGATGTGGAGCCCGGCGCGGCGGCGGTTTACGGCATGGTCGAATCGATGGACGAGAACTTGGGGCGTGTCTTCAAGCGGATCGATGATTTGGGCCTTGGCCAAAACACAGTGGTGTTGTTCACCAGCGACAACGGCCCCATCTCCGTGAAGGGCGACACGAAAGACCGCTTCAATTGCGGTCAGAGAGACTGGAAGTACTCGGTCTTCGAGGGGGGCGTGCGCGTGCCTCTGCTCGCTCGCTTGCCGGGAAAATTTCCCGCAGGCAAGGTCGTCAAGGACAACACGGCCCACATCGACATCATGCCCACGATCCTGGATCTTGTGGGTTTGAACCCGCCCGCCAACGTTCAGATCGACGGGACGTCGCTCAAGCCCCTCTTGATGGGCACGGGCACGTTGCCCGAACGCACTCTGTTCATGCAGTACCCCGGCGAACAGTCGACCGGACGCGAGGCTCCGTTCCCGGGCGGCTATGCGATCAAGGGCGACAAAAAGTTGGTCCACGCCAATGAAGGCAACGGGCTGGCTCTCTTCGACCTCAGCACGGATCGAGGCGAAACCATGAACCTGGTCAATTCACAAACGGCCGTGCGCGATCAGCTCGACGCGCAGTTCAAGACGTGGTGGAGCCAGGTCCGGGGAAACCGAAAAGCAAAGCCTCCCATTCCCGTGGGCTACCCCCAGGAAAGCCCCACGTCGGTCCTGGCTCATCCAGCCAAACTCTCCGGAGGGCTGACGTTCAGGTTCCGCGAGAACCCTCCGGCGTACCGGCCTTTGGGTGTGCATGGCGACTGGATCGGAAAGTGGACCTCGGTAGGGGGTACGATGAGCTGGCCCGTTCGGATCGGCCCTGCGAACAAGATCGCCCTCAAGATGACGCTGCGGTGCCCGACGGCCAGCAACGGCTCTGTGGGGGAAGCCAAGATCGGCAACCAAACGCGGAACTTCACACTCTCCGTCTGCGCGGGCACGGGCAACCAGTGGCGGGAGCAGCCTTTGGGAGAGTTCGCCGTGTCAACGGGGGCCACAACCCTGACGGTCACGTCCAAGTCGCACACCGCGGGCGAATTCGCCGAGGTGAGAAGCGTCGAGGTGAGCGTCGTACCCTGA
- a CDS encoding formylglycine-generating enzyme family protein produces the protein MPLPRDPRGSTARSASLVAQLLACVCLSASNGCKDSSTLTTAEAPPGPSARLEAPGPAPAGMAWIPAGTFFMGSDDPMYPDAQPVHAVKLPGLWMDTTEVTNEAFERFVAATGHQTIAEQAPRPEDFPRAPPEALVPGSVTFQPPNHDVSLHDPGQWWAYRAGVNWRHPEGPGSAIAERMNHPVVHVAWTDAAAYCAWMQKRLPTEAEWEHAARGSLDRKRFAWGDELKPGNLWAANVWQGRFPAENKAEDGFVATAPVAHYRANAFGLFDVAGNVWEWTADLYHAGYYAESPTENPRGPSTSHDPHEPGVEKRAMRGGSFLCSDLYCVRYAVGARGKGAPDTGSSHLGFRCAKDENNGED, from the coding sequence ATGCCATTGCCCAGGGACCCCAGGGGGTCGACGGCGCGTAGCGCGTCGCTTGTCGCCCAACTGCTTGCGTGCGTCTGTCTTTCGGCCTCGAACGGCTGCAAAGACTCGTCGACGCTCACGACGGCCGAAGCACCGCCGGGGCCGAGCGCGCGTCTCGAGGCGCCCGGGCCCGCACCCGCGGGCATGGCGTGGATTCCCGCGGGCACGTTCTTCATGGGCTCAGACGATCCCATGTATCCTGACGCACAACCTGTGCATGCCGTGAAGCTCCCGGGCCTCTGGATGGACACCACGGAGGTCACCAACGAAGCGTTTGAGCGTTTCGTCGCGGCCACGGGTCATCAGACGATTGCCGAACAAGCGCCGCGCCCCGAAGATTTCCCCCGTGCACCGCCTGAAGCGTTGGTGCCAGGCTCGGTGACGTTTCAGCCTCCCAACCACGACGTGTCCTTGCACGATCCGGGTCAGTGGTGGGCCTATCGGGCGGGCGTCAATTGGCGGCATCCAGAAGGACCGGGCAGCGCGATCGCCGAGCGCATGAACCATCCCGTGGTGCACGTGGCGTGGACAGACGCGGCAGCATACTGCGCGTGGATGCAAAAGCGCCTGCCCACCGAAGCCGAATGGGAGCACGCCGCACGCGGAAGCCTCGATCGTAAGCGCTTCGCGTGGGGTGACGAACTCAAACCCGGAAACCTTTGGGCGGCCAACGTATGGCAGGGGCGCTTTCCTGCTGAAAACAAGGCCGAGGATGGCTTTGTCGCTACGGCACCGGTGGCCCACTACAGGGCGAATGCCTTCGGCCTCTTCGACGTTGCAGGAAACGTCTGGGAATGGACGGCTGACCTCTACCATGCGGGGTACTACGCAGAGAGCCCCACCGAGAACCCTCGAGGTCCATCGACGTCACATGACCCACACGAACCTGGCGTAGAAAAACGCGCGATGCGCGGGGGCTCGTTCCTGTGCAGTGATCTTTACTGCGTACGTTATGCCGTTGGTGCGCGCGGCAAGGGCGCTCCCGACACAGGCTCGTCTCACCTGGGCTTTCGTTGCGCTAAAGACGAAAACAACGGCGAAGACTAG